One stretch of Bombina bombina isolate aBomBom1 chromosome 7, aBomBom1.pri, whole genome shotgun sequence DNA includes these proteins:
- the LOC128665926 gene encoding bifunctional heparan sulfate N-deacetylase/N-sulfotransferase 1-like → MRTMSVSLKPRRFGRPLSPQLVLLLLFAFCLLSVFISAYYLYGWKRGLEPSGNEAQSLDCDDLKISPSRLLPMKPLRPVDSSRTDPLVLVFVESLYSQLGQEIVAILESSRFKYRTEIAPGKGDMPTLTDKDRGRFALIVYENILKYVNLDAWNRELLDKYCVEYGVGIIGFFKANDNSLLSAQLKGFSLYLHSNLGLKDCSINPKSPLLYITRPNQVEKGDLPGEDWTVFQSNHSTYEPVLLAKTKSAETIPHLSVDAALHTTVVQDLGLHDGIQRVLFGNNLNFWLHKLVFVDAVSFLTGKRLSLPLNRYVLVDIDDIFVGKEGTRMKVEDVKALYDTQNELRSHIPNFTFNLGFSGKFFHTGTDAEDEGDDLLLSYVKQFWWFPHMWSHMQPNLFHNQSVLAEQMALNRKFAVDHGIPTDMGYAVAPHHSGVYPIHVQLYEAWKQIWGIKVTSTEEYPHLKPARYRRGFIHSGIMVLPRQTCGLFTHTIFYNEYPGGPIELDKIINGGELFLTVLLNPISIFMTHLSNYGNDRLGLYTFKHLVQFLNTWTNLKLQTLPPVQLAHKYFQIFPEEKDPLWQDPCEDKRHKDIWSKEKTCDRFPKLLIIGPQKTGTTALYLFLGMHPDLSSNYPSSETFEEIQFFNGQNYHKGIDWYMEFFPIPSNTTSDYYFEKSANYFDSEVVPRRVAALLPKAKVITILINPADRAYSWYQHQRAHDDPVATKYTFQEVITAGASAPPKLRALQNRCLVPGWNATHIERWLNYFHANQILVLDGKLLRTEPANVMEAVQKFLGVTNAMDYHKTLAFDPKKGFWCQLLEGGKTKCLGKCKGRKYPDMDSDSRSFLTDYYRDHNIKLSKLLYKMGQTLPTWLREELQNNR, encoded by the coding sequence ATGAGGACCATGAGCGTGTCCCTGAAGCCACGCAGGTTCGGGAGGCCATTAAGCCCACAACTGGTGCTGCTGCTTCTTTTTGCCTTCTGTCTTCTGAGTGTCTTCATCTCAGCTTATTACCTTTATGGCTGGAAAAGGGGACTGGAACCATCAGGAAATGAGGCTCAGTCCCTAGACTGTGATGACCTCAAAATAAGCCCCTCTCGTCTGCTACCTATGAAGCCTTTAAGGCCTGTGGACTCCTCCCGTACTGATCCTCTTGTGCTTGTCTTTGTGGAAAGCCTCTACTCCCAGCTTGGGCAGGAGATTGTGGCCATCTTGGAATCAAGTCGTTTTAAATATCGGACAGAGATTGCTCCAGGAAAGGGTGATATGCCTACTCTCACAGATAAAGACCGGGGACGTTTTGCACTAATTGTGTATGAAAATATCCTGAAATATGTTAACCTTGATGCATGGAACCGAGAATTGCTAGATAAATACTGTGTGGAGTATGGAGTGGGAATCATTGGTTTCTTCAAGGCTAATGATAACAGTCTACTGAGTGCTCAGCTTAAAGGTTTCTCACTCTACCTTCACTCAAATTTGGGACTTAAAGACTGCAGTATCAATCCGAAATCCCCACTCTTGTACATTACTCGACCCAACCAGGTAGAAAAAGGGGATCTGCCTGGTGAGGACTGGACCGTCTTCCAGTCCAATCATTCCACTTATGAACCTGTTCTCCTAGCCAAGACAAAGTCAGCAGAGACTATACCTCACTTGAGCGTAGACGCAGCTCTCCACACTACTGTTGTTCAGGACCTGGGACTACATGATGGAATACAAAGAGTTCTCTTtggaaataatttaaacttttggcTGCACAAGCTAGTCTTTGTGGATGCAGTCTCATTCTTAACTGGCAAAAGATTATCTTTGCCTCTAAACCGGTATGTGCTAGTGGATATTGATGATATCTTTGTTGGAAAGGAAGGAACTCGGATGAAAGTGGAAGATGTGAAGGCACTTTATGACACACAAAATGAATTACGATCTCATATCCCCAACTTCACTTTCAATCTCGGCTTCTCTGGAAAGTTTTTCCATACAGGCACAGATGCAGAGGATGAAGGAGATGACCTTTTGTTGTCCTATGTGAAGCAATTCTGGTGGTTCCCACATATGTGGAGTCATATGCAGCCTAATTTATTTCATAATCAATCGGTCCTCGCTGAGCAGATGGCTTTGAACAGGAAGTTTGCTGTTGATCATGGCATACCTACCGATATGGGCTATGCTGTGGCCCCTCATCACTCAGGAGTTTACCCCATTCATGTCCAACTATATGAAGCCTGGAAGCAAATTTGGGGGATTAAGGTTACAAGCACGGAAGAGTACCCTCACCTAAAACCTGCTAGATATCGTAGGGGCTTCATCCACAGTGGGATTATGGTTCTACCTCGTCAGACCTGTGGACTCTTCACACATACCATATTTTATAATGAATATCCTGGAGGGCCTATTGAATTGGACAAAATCATAAATGGAGGAGAGCTTTTCCTCACCGTACTACTAAACCCTATCAGCATTTTCATGACCCACCTGTCTAATTATGGCAACGATCGTCTGGGATTGTACACTTTCAAGCACTTGGTACAGTTTCTGAACACCTGGACAAATCTGAAGCTGCAGACCTTGCCTCCTGTGCAGCTTGCACACAAATACTTCCAGATCTTTCCTGAGGAGAAGGACCCCCTGTGGCAGGATCCATGTGAGGATAAAAGACACAAAGATATCTGGTCCAAAGAGAAGACCTGTGACCGTTTCCCAAAACTACTCATCATAGGACCTCAGAAAACTGGCACCACTGCTTTATACCTTTTCCTTGGAATGCATCCAGACCTGAGCAGTAACTACCCTAGCTCAGAGACGTTTGAGGAGATCCAGTTTTTTAATGGCCAGAATTACCACAAGGGAATTGACTGGTACATGGAGTTTTTTCCTATACCATCGAACACCACTTCCGATTATTACTTTGAGAAAAGCGCCAACTACTTTGATTCAGAAGTTGTTCCAAGGCGAGTTGCAGCACTGCTACCAAAAGCAAAAGTCATCACAATCCTCATCAATCCTGCAGACCGTGCATACTCCTGGTACCAGCATCAGAGGGCCCACGATGACCCTGTGGCTACAAAATATACTTTTCAAGAAGTGATCACAGCTGGTGCCAGTGCACCTCCAAAGCTACGAGCCCTACAGAACCGGTGCCTTGTCCCAGGATGGAATGCAACCCACATAGAGCGTTGGCTGAACTACTTCCATGCAAACCAAATATTGGTGTTAGATGGCAAGCTGCTGCGCACTGAGCCCGCTAATGTAATGGAGGCAGTTCAGAAATTCTTGGGAGTAACCAATGCTATGGATTATCACAAAACCCTGGCGTTTGACCCTAAGAAAGGATTTTGGTGCcaactgctggagggagggaaaaCCAAGTGCTTAGGAAAATGTAAAGGAAGGAAGTACCCTGATATGGATTCAGATTCCCGATCCTTTCTTACAGACTATTATAGGGACCATAACATCAAACTCTCCAAGCTTCTTTACAAAATGGGTCAGACACTGCCAACGTGGCTAAGAGAGGAACTGCAGAACAATAGGTAG